One Halosolutus gelatinilyticus genomic window carries:
- a CDS encoding Cdc6/Cdc18 family protein: MFPHPGQDILRDRAPLRDDHAPETIRHRDDEMNHLASLLSPYIAGGISKAALVHGPPGTGKTCTTTAVLNEVDAEFDGVTTVTADCWTDHKPSRVLYTILEQLVGTTTTRRDSTAVDELLYRIKDAIDEPTIIFLDEADKLTDELVLRDLYEIGDVRLVLAANNPHQVFGDLEPRVYSRLGTATRVEFEPYHDHELVAILEDRIQAAGVRSEIVSGAALEAIADAAERDARKAIAILRNALDTVATGRADVVTDAVIGDAVVSAGEDIARARISSLTSDQRVVLEVLLEIGPATSTTIYDAYASKVDDPFGDRAVRGWLGEKFQQYNLVRVLDDRNPQEYALTDAARVIVE, translated from the coding sequence ATGTTTCCACATCCAGGCCAGGATATTCTCCGCGATCGCGCGCCTCTCCGCGACGATCACGCACCGGAGACGATCCGTCACCGCGACGATGAGATGAATCACCTCGCCTCGCTTCTCTCGCCCTATATCGCCGGCGGTATTTCGAAAGCAGCACTCGTACACGGTCCACCGGGCACGGGAAAAACCTGCACGACGACTGCCGTCCTGAACGAAGTTGACGCCGAGTTTGATGGCGTGACGACCGTCACGGCCGACTGCTGGACCGACCACAAACCTTCGCGCGTGCTCTATACGATCCTCGAGCAACTTGTCGGCACGACCACGACCCGGCGCGATTCGACCGCGGTAGATGAGCTGCTGTATCGAATCAAGGACGCGATCGACGAACCGACGATCATTTTTCTCGACGAGGCGGACAAACTCACCGACGAACTCGTACTGCGCGATCTGTACGAGATCGGTGACGTCCGACTCGTGCTCGCGGCGAACAACCCCCATCAGGTGTTTGGCGACCTCGAGCCGCGGGTGTATTCCCGACTCGGGACGGCGACCCGCGTCGAGTTCGAACCCTACCACGATCACGAGCTGGTCGCGATTCTCGAAGATCGGATTCAGGCGGCCGGCGTCCGATCAGAGATCGTCTCGGGGGCTGCGTTGGAAGCGATCGCCGACGCCGCCGAACGCGACGCGCGAAAAGCGATAGCCATCCTCCGGAACGCGTTGGATACGGTTGCGACTGGCAGGGCCGACGTCGTCACGGACGCCGTGATCGGCGACGCGGTGGTCTCAGCAGGCGAGGATATCGCTCGCGCGCGGATTTCCTCGTTGACGAGCGATCAGCGCGTCGTCCTTGAGGTGCTGTTGGAGATCGGCCCCGCGACGAGCACCACGATCTACGACGCCTACGCATCCAAGGTCGACGATCCGTTTGGCGATCGGGCCGTCCGTGGGTGGCTTGGCGAGAAGTTCCAGCAGTACAATCTGGTACGCGTACTCGACGATCGGAACCCGCAGGAGTACGCCCTGACCGACGCGGCGCGGGTGATCGTGGAGTGA
- a CDS encoding helix-turn-helix domain-containing protein, with protein sequence MVATTTFFFTGIVGQDRYAKQQSWLGESGPTTRAIEAGFQFDSVVKEKQPPDRIIQSKSTTESHQRLRWVGISAVTSILTMYKQKRNTAENKAPDQTEFDSGPKGDRSTEFVAERRELLNVITQETRFEIIQNIVGHPDQLPTLKELDYFIPGVSKSTIRNHLDQLLESGVVARVELPEDDRSRSLPHVFYGLTKEGREILESADLLRAEKSLQETTMNTRLTEDVERYYNAPRPDWGPANPLNVDAE encoded by the coding sequence GTGGTTGCGACCACAACGTTTTTCTTCACCGGTATTGTAGGACAAGACAGATATGCAAAACAGCAATCGTGGCTTGGCGAGAGTGGACCGACAACACGTGCGATCGAAGCCGGCTTTCAATTTGATTCGGTAGTGAAGGAAAAACAACCCCCTGATAGAATAATACAATCCAAATCGACTACGGAATCACACCAGCGATTACGCTGGGTTGGGATATCGGCGGTAACGTCGATACTTACGATGTACAAACAAAAGCGAAATACAGCAGAAAACAAAGCACCAGATCAGACTGAGTTCGACAGCGGTCCGAAAGGAGACCGTAGTACGGAGTTCGTGGCAGAGCGACGAGAACTACTGAACGTTATAACCCAGGAAACGAGATTTGAAATAATTCAAAATATCGTAGGTCACCCGGATCAGTTACCGACCCTGAAAGAACTCGATTACTTCATTCCAGGGGTGTCGAAGAGCACGATTCGGAATCATCTCGACCAATTGCTTGAGAGCGGTGTCGTAGCACGCGTTGAGTTGCCTGAAGATGATCGCTCTCGTAGCTTGCCCCATGTCTTCTATGGGCTGACGAAAGAAGGTCGGGAGATTCTGGAGTCGGCAGACCTTCTCCGTGCTGAGAAGAGTCTACAGGAAACAACGATGAATACGCGACTCACTGAGGACGTGGAACGGTATTACAACGCCCCACGTCCGGATTGGGGGCCAGCCAACCCGTTGAATGTAGACGCTGAGTAG
- the cas8b gene encoding type I-B CRISPR-associated protein Cas8b/Csh1 — MSGLDAETLEQYRPPGLITSLRRVQALYGALAEAADGDTVGGKMGEEFGLYYTPGELEGFTTNDPGEKQRYLISVDVDMTSDTITVDDIDITVDFLTPEKVDQLGYAYYRWKGPDNGITWRGAKGGSDAQQTAGYCISCLNQWTDGTGSEPAVGAIAENHPDGWVIKILQELGGDNDVQDHIRKLVEERYTDEERVVVTVRLKIDPEELENEPDGNEPEWFYPADVHVLNAGMKARKDSKLANKNLPDGVFSRGESACMVTGDRQKVFGTTEDPLELFTIQHAEKFDDIQRKESWRDHPVSSNAALLIQSGASLIDACRTTRNGLRVYTLPYFLEMDDRKADALYNAIDSLEASEFEESDRHQMYQLEWSVEMAGDPELAEQLRFYVISLRNDSGDINVLHEVPDVSLYWPKRIGEAHETVLHDTNAFGTNGLGGLEFVENWQPITEGTGATDVVNAIVSGRYAWGTMPKMAGDDGAMADDMAEWLTYALLTGESVPVERLLKAYVDRIEQEYEQDDRRLPTKQIKTQFAQLEALAQAGLLDGSSEYGDLETPSNAMTDKIPTRDDIAENGDPTRIDVRRYRLENFIEGRDSLAANPDRQSAFLIGVLVGMVSHHQTNTRNMNRTVVDQYPPDRITLDKLVTVWPDLVHKSKVYAKDVDWATETLFPEVLDRETDVLLHPDDWDLSLRDVRFFYALGITYGQRADARAYELGEAIDATDPKPADAA; from the coding sequence ATGAGCGGACTCGATGCGGAGACGCTTGAGCAGTATCGTCCGCCGGGCCTGATCACGTCACTCCGGCGAGTTCAGGCGCTCTACGGAGCACTAGCTGAGGCTGCGGACGGGGACACAGTTGGCGGCAAGATGGGCGAGGAGTTCGGGCTCTACTACACGCCAGGCGAACTCGAGGGGTTCACGACGAACGACCCCGGCGAGAAGCAGCGCTACCTGATCAGCGTCGATGTCGACATGACGAGCGATACGATTACAGTTGATGATATTGATATCACTGTAGATTTCCTTACGCCAGAAAAGGTAGATCAGTTAGGATACGCATATTATCGCTGGAAAGGACCAGACAACGGTATTACATGGAGGGGGGCTAAAGGAGGATCTGATGCCCAACAAACTGCTGGTTACTGTATCAGCTGTTTAAACCAATGGACGGACGGAACTGGAAGTGAACCAGCAGTTGGTGCTATTGCAGAAAATCACCCCGATGGTTGGGTGATTAAAATCCTGCAGGAATTAGGTGGGGATAACGACGTACAAGACCACATTCGAAAATTAGTCGAAGAACGCTACACTGACGAAGAACGAGTTGTCGTTACTGTTCGACTTAAGATCGATCCAGAAGAATTAGAGAACGAACCGGATGGGAATGAACCAGAGTGGTTCTATCCAGCAGACGTACACGTTCTCAATGCCGGGATGAAGGCTAGGAAGGATTCAAAGTTAGCGAACAAGAATTTGCCAGATGGCGTATTCTCCCGCGGAGAGAGTGCATGCATGGTGACCGGTGATCGGCAGAAGGTATTCGGAACCACCGAAGATCCCCTCGAATTGTTTACCATTCAACACGCCGAGAAGTTCGACGACATACAGCGAAAAGAATCATGGCGAGATCACCCGGTATCATCGAACGCCGCACTTCTAATCCAATCCGGTGCATCCCTCATCGATGCCTGCCGGACTACCCGCAATGGGCTCAGAGTCTACACCCTGCCGTACTTCCTCGAGATGGATGACCGGAAAGCGGATGCGCTGTACAATGCTATCGACAGCCTAGAAGCATCCGAATTCGAGGAATCTGACCGTCACCAGATGTACCAACTCGAGTGGAGCGTAGAGATGGCTGGCGATCCGGAACTGGCGGAGCAGCTCCGGTTTTACGTGATCTCGTTGCGAAACGACAGCGGCGACATCAACGTCCTCCACGAGGTGCCGGACGTCTCGCTGTACTGGCCCAAGCGGATCGGGGAGGCACACGAAACAGTTCTCCACGACACGAACGCGTTCGGAACGAACGGGCTCGGCGGCCTCGAGTTCGTGGAGAACTGGCAGCCGATCACTGAGGGGACGGGCGCGACCGACGTGGTCAACGCTATTGTCAGTGGTCGATACGCCTGGGGAACAATGCCCAAGATGGCAGGCGACGACGGCGCGATGGCCGACGACATGGCTGAGTGGCTTACCTACGCCCTGTTGACGGGCGAATCGGTTCCAGTCGAACGACTACTCAAGGCCTACGTTGACCGAATTGAGCAGGAGTACGAGCAGGACGACCGTCGGCTTCCGACAAAACAGATCAAAACACAGTTCGCGCAACTCGAGGCGTTAGCCCAAGCTGGGCTACTCGATGGCAGCTCCGAGTATGGCGATCTCGAAACACCATCCAACGCAATGACAGACAAGATACCAACGAGAGACGACATCGCCGAGAACGGCGACCCGACACGCATCGACGTGAGAAGATACCGACTCGAGAACTTTATTGAGGGCCGTGATTCGCTCGCGGCAAATCCAGACCGACAGAGCGCGTTCCTGATTGGTGTACTCGTCGGAATGGTGAGCCACCATCAGACGAACACGCGAAACATGAATCGGACAGTGGTCGATCAGTACCCGCCCGACCGGATAACACTCGACAAGCTCGTCACCGTCTGGCCCGACCTCGTTCATAAGAGCAAAGTGTACGCCAAGGACGTCGACTGGGCCACCGAGACGCTCTTCCCGGAGGTATTAGATCGAGAGACTGACGTCCTCTTACATCCAGACGACTGGGACCTCTCCCTGCGAGACGTCCGGTTCTTCTACGCGCTCGGGATCACCTACGGCCAGCGTGCCGATGCCCGGGCGTACGAACTCGGAGAGGCGATCGATGCGACCGATCCGAAACCGGCCGATGCCGCATAG
- a CDS encoding PadR family transcriptional regulator: MHDLTGFQRDLLYVAAGLDEPNGLAIKDELEQYYEKEIHHGRLYPNLDTIVDKGLVEKGEIDRRTNFYSVTRRGRREIEARREWEDQYVDELLTESE; encoded by the coding sequence ATGCATGACCTCACTGGCTTCCAGCGAGACCTCCTGTACGTCGCCGCTGGCCTCGACGAACCAAACGGCCTCGCAATCAAGGACGAGCTCGAACAGTACTACGAGAAAGAGATCCACCACGGGCGGCTGTATCCGAACCTCGATACGATTGTCGACAAGGGACTCGTCGAAAAAGGGGAAATCGATCGGCGGACCAACTTCTACAGTGTGACACGTCGAGGACGCCGCGAGATCGAGGCGCGCCGCGAGTGGGAAGATCAGTACGTCGATGAACTACTGACCGAATCAGAATAG
- a CDS encoding PadR family transcriptional regulator translates to MYDLTGFQRDLLYVIAGLDEPHGLAIKEELEQYYEKEVHHGRLYPNLDTIVDKGLVEKGEVDRRTNFYSVTRRGRREIEARREWEDQYVDELLSESA, encoded by the coding sequence ATGTACGACCTCACTGGATTCCAGCGAGATCTCCTGTACGTCATCGCCGGCCTCGACGAACCACACGGCCTCGCAATCAAAGAGGAACTCGAACAGTACTACGAGAAAGAGGTCCACCACGGACGGTTGTATCCGAACCTCGATACGATTGTCGACAAGGGACTCGTCGAAAAAGGGGAGGTCGATCGGCGGACCAACTTCTATAGTGTGACTCGCCGTGGCCGGCGTGAGATTGAGGCGCGCCGCGAGTGGGAGGATCAGTACGTCGACGAACTACTGTCCGAATCAGCGTAG
- the cas6 gene encoding CRISPR-associated endoribonuclease Cas6, with protein sequence MRLLTRLQARADSSYDNAYHHKLRGRMWGALGDTPFDDRHDEGQPSGLCFSNPFPPRDMREEDERTLLVASPERRLLGVIAENLDEQRELNIGEMPFEVTDISLLAPDVGEPGTRGVLETGTGVLVRIPPWKCEEYGIETDGENPTFWEPEHTLEPLKTQLENNLDQKHDLFCPDDLPGPSDRPEELFDSYELIKTFALPVTVTQGVEMTYILSKWRFGYEVQDDHHRRHLNLALDSGIGERNTLGFGFLNIDEDSVVPAGEAALETSDRQGKAE encoded by the coding sequence ATGAGATTGCTGACGCGGTTGCAGGCGCGTGCAGACTCTTCCTACGATAATGCCTACCATCACAAGCTCAGGGGGCGGATGTGGGGGGCTCTTGGGGATACACCATTTGACGACCGTCATGACGAAGGACAACCATCCGGACTGTGTTTCTCGAACCCATTTCCTCCTCGAGATATGCGAGAAGAAGATGAACGGACATTGCTTGTCGCATCCCCAGAACGGAGGTTACTCGGAGTCATAGCTGAAAATCTGGACGAACAGCGCGAACTAAATATCGGCGAAATGCCCTTCGAGGTAACGGATATATCGCTACTGGCACCAGACGTTGGAGAACCAGGGACACGGGGCGTCCTTGAGACCGGTACTGGCGTCCTCGTTCGGATCCCTCCCTGGAAGTGCGAGGAGTACGGGATCGAAACCGACGGCGAGAACCCAACGTTCTGGGAACCCGAACATACCCTTGAGCCGCTGAAGACGCAACTTGAGAACAACCTGGACCAGAAACACGATCTGTTCTGTCCGGACGATCTTCCGGGACCAAGCGATCGGCCCGAGGAATTGTTCGACAGCTACGAACTCATCAAAACCTTTGCGCTACCGGTGACGGTTACGCAGGGTGTCGAGATGACCTATATCCTGAGCAAGTGGCGGTTCGGATACGAAGTTCAGGATGACCACCACCGTCGACATCTCAACCTCGCACTTGATTCCGGCATCGGCGAGCGTAATACCCTCGGATTCGGCTTCCTCAACATCGATGAGGATTCGGTGGTTCCCGCCGGAGAGGCTGCACTCGAGACGAGCGATCGGCAAGGGAAAGCGGAATGA
- the cas5b gene encoding type I-B CRISPR-associated protein Cas5b, giving the protein MATRDTESEAAVPDGLERVDPPTIEEGIPSKCLSFVLRSDWGHFRRIDRTVTKQTYRIPPRTTVAGILAAIAGVRRDGYYDVFAPDSSAIAITPIDTVRTVTQPTLGLGTHPGETMVDAGGTGRKTIKVKYPDSTDNRQIHSYELLIDPAYRIDVAVEDERFYGVLKHRLETGTSYYPPSMGLSEHLAWIETGENGEVEFETDTVTTDGTVAVDSAVPDGVDDVVLQPDVRCDVERVPAYMEAYDGGRRTTGFIDYAFSDGELELRPESVTPTTVGDRTVVFE; this is encoded by the coding sequence ATGGCTACACGAGACACCGAAAGCGAGGCAGCAGTTCCGGACGGACTCGAGAGAGTCGATCCGCCGACAATCGAGGAGGGAATACCGTCGAAGTGTCTCTCGTTCGTACTCCGAAGCGACTGGGGACACTTCCGGAGAATAGACAGAACGGTTACTAAACAGACCTACCGGATTCCACCTCGTACGACGGTCGCGGGAATACTGGCGGCAATCGCTGGCGTTCGACGGGACGGCTACTACGATGTCTTCGCGCCGGACAGTTCGGCGATTGCGATCACGCCGATCGATACCGTCCGAACGGTAACGCAACCGACGCTCGGTCTCGGTACGCATCCCGGAGAGACGATGGTCGATGCCGGCGGTACCGGTCGGAAGACGATCAAAGTCAAGTATCCCGACAGCACCGACAATCGTCAGATCCACAGCTATGAACTCCTCATCGATCCAGCGTACCGCATCGACGTCGCTGTCGAAGACGAACGTTTCTACGGCGTTCTGAAACACCGTCTCGAGACTGGAACGTCGTACTATCCGCCGTCGATGGGACTCTCGGAACACCTCGCCTGGATCGAGACCGGCGAAAACGGCGAGGTCGAATTCGAAACGGACACCGTAACGACCGACGGAACCGTGGCGGTCGACAGCGCCGTTCCGGACGGCGTCGACGATGTCGTCTTACAGCCGGACGTTCGTTGCGACGTCGAGCGCGTCCCGGCTTACATGGAGGCTTACGACGGTGGCCGCCGGACGACTGGATTTATCGACTACGCGTTTTCCGACGGGGAACTCGAACTCCGTCCGGAGTCGGTGACCCCGACCACGGTCGGCGACCGAACTGTCGTCTTCGAGTGA
- a CDS encoding CRISPR-associated endonuclease Cas3'': protein MEYETIISHPRDGDDFLLENHLAEVASRMLRVGRFREDGCCSERTVARVIGRLHDFGKVTPAFQDYIHPDRTHVGPQQLTYHARLSAFATYWVINELGGEQRDALAAFATVSRHHGVLPDLATHVIKDIYYNEVDSGEPPKAWAVSQVETIDDATPHAQAANEFLTEAGSDRTTWNRFRDEMRDGSLLESVADDVAESVGFGLNRSADPNRFPDTTYDRAIRYFGALTLADKTSAGDVPKSNLRREPLSLKPLDNYVERLEADSKLEQELNERREAAREEARTNTVDRLLRTDADVGRLTLPTGLGKTFSGITTAFTLRDEIQERRGLEEKPTVIYALPFTSIIEQTRELFEDPELWNADPHGHAFTVHHYLSETVTQVDTERGTDGDPETDQGTRNDALLGESWRSGTVLTTFVQLFESLAGPTNSASLKLSALQDAVIILDEPQALPKRWWAAVPRLARTLSDEFDATLIAMTATQPALFEASDDCETVELLEDTKAYYEAAKRVRYTVDDSVWALGDPEAETTPVDHETAGNRIVTAVTTNGLTEDEPPRSALAVCNTIASSRRLTETVTEAAPRNAVHVGKVYEEVLERTSIDVTSRCRGDDYDEFNADPDTLFTDPDTLAHRTLERLGLTVVDEDTRGENESVTDLRWEWDDHIRPSLAVATFNSRYRPRDRRVLIRLADVLTATKTPFVLVSTQAVEAGVDLSFGQVFRDIAPLDSIVQAAGRCNRSFEWGLEGGTVTIWLLADPDAPNAGIDRTPAACVYQNDVGEHLSIVAETLREELPSSSDIDELHLTRNAVPAYFDALQEQSVASQQLRTYIDDFEAMALGRTSLIQQDYPTVDVLVAVTATERRLLEDIGDAFAAGNTPRAYELLQSAADLRLSVPARDADEALTSVPRADRKDRGNPEGVHVLAFDVARDGGGSYDLDGGGFVADDDSTVGGRFTI from the coding sequence ATGGAATACGAAACGATTATTTCGCATCCGCGTGACGGCGACGACTTCCTCCTCGAGAACCATCTCGCAGAGGTCGCATCGCGAATGCTCCGTGTAGGGCGGTTCAGAGAGGACGGGTGCTGTTCGGAGCGGACCGTCGCTAGGGTCATCGGCCGACTTCACGACTTCGGGAAGGTAACGCCAGCGTTTCAGGATTATATACACCCCGATCGAACACACGTTGGACCGCAACAACTCACGTATCACGCACGTTTGAGTGCGTTCGCCACTTACTGGGTCATCAACGAACTCGGCGGTGAGCAACGCGACGCTCTCGCTGCCTTCGCGACGGTCTCGAGACACCATGGTGTACTGCCGGACCTGGCTACGCATGTCATCAAAGATATCTACTACAACGAAGTCGACAGCGGCGAGCCGCCGAAAGCGTGGGCCGTTTCACAGGTTGAAACGATCGACGATGCGACACCTCACGCGCAGGCAGCGAACGAGTTTCTGACCGAAGCAGGCTCAGATCGGACGACGTGGAATCGGTTCCGAGACGAGATGCGAGACGGATCGCTCCTCGAGTCGGTCGCAGACGATGTCGCCGAGAGCGTCGGTTTCGGTCTGAATCGAAGTGCGGATCCGAACCGATTTCCCGACACGACGTACGACAGAGCGATCCGCTACTTCGGAGCGCTGACGCTCGCGGATAAAACGAGCGCAGGCGACGTTCCCAAGTCGAATCTGCGGCGAGAGCCGCTTTCTCTTAAGCCACTCGATAACTATGTTGAGCGCCTAGAGGCCGACAGCAAACTCGAACAAGAATTGAACGAGCGACGGGAAGCCGCACGCGAGGAGGCACGAACGAACACAGTCGATCGACTCCTAAGGACTGACGCGGATGTGGGGCGATTAACTCTTCCGACCGGGCTCGGAAAGACGTTTTCGGGGATCACAACGGCGTTTACGCTTCGAGACGAAATCCAAGAGCGGCGCGGTCTAGAGGAGAAGCCGACAGTGATCTACGCGCTCCCCTTTACGTCGATCATTGAACAGACGCGAGAGCTATTCGAGGACCCGGAACTCTGGAACGCCGATCCGCATGGACACGCGTTTACCGTCCATCACTACCTCAGCGAGACAGTAACGCAGGTTGATACCGAACGCGGCACAGACGGTGATCCCGAAACGGATCAGGGAACACGCAACGATGCGCTGCTCGGCGAGAGCTGGCGCTCGGGAACGGTCCTGACGACGTTCGTCCAATTGTTCGAGAGCCTTGCCGGCCCGACGAACAGTGCCAGCCTCAAACTCTCCGCACTGCAGGACGCGGTGATCATCCTTGACGAGCCACAGGCACTTCCAAAGCGGTGGTGGGCCGCAGTTCCGCGTCTCGCTCGGACACTATCGGACGAGTTCGATGCGACGCTCATCGCGATGACGGCCACCCAGCCAGCACTGTTCGAAGCGAGCGACGACTGTGAAACCGTCGAATTGCTCGAGGATACGAAAGCGTACTACGAAGCGGCAAAACGGGTTCGATACACGGTCGACGATTCCGTTTGGGCACTTGGCGATCCGGAAGCCGAGACGACACCCGTCGATCACGAAACTGCTGGTAACAGGATTGTTACTGCGGTGACGACCAATGGGCTCACCGAAGACGAGCCACCACGATCCGCGCTGGCAGTCTGCAACACGATTGCCAGTTCACGGCGACTCACCGAAACTGTAACCGAGGCCGCACCCAGAAACGCCGTTCACGTCGGCAAAGTGTACGAAGAGGTCCTCGAACGCACTTCGATCGACGTTACCAGTCGCTGCAGAGGCGACGACTACGACGAGTTCAATGCCGATCCCGACACGCTCTTTACCGACCCCGACACTCTCGCACATCGAACGCTTGAGCGACTCGGACTCACCGTGGTAGACGAGGACACTCGTGGCGAAAATGAGTCAGTCACCGACCTTCGGTGGGAGTGGGACGACCACATCCGGCCGTCGCTGGCCGTCGCAACGTTCAACTCTCGGTACCGACCGCGCGACCGTCGTGTCCTCATTCGACTGGCCGATGTGCTAACAGCAACCAAGACGCCGTTCGTTCTCGTCTCGACCCAAGCCGTCGAAGCTGGCGTCGACCTAAGCTTCGGACAGGTCTTCAGAGATATTGCGCCGTTAGATAGCATTGTCCAGGCTGCCGGTCGCTGTAACCGTTCGTTCGAATGGGGGCTCGAAGGCGGGACAGTCACGATTTGGCTGCTGGCGGACCCAGACGCACCCAATGCTGGAATCGACCGAACCCCTGCCGCGTGTGTCTACCAGAACGATGTCGGTGAACACCTGTCGATCGTCGCCGAAACGCTCCGTGAAGAGCTGCCGTCAAGCAGCGATATCGACGAACTGCATTTGACCCGAAACGCAGTGCCGGCGTATTTCGATGCGCTACAGGAACAGTCTGTCGCGAGCCAGCAGTTACGGACCTACATCGACGATTTCGAGGCAATGGCGCTCGGACGGACGTCGCTCATTCAGCAGGATTACCCGACCGTCGACGTACTCGTCGCGGTAACGGCTACCGAACGTCGGCTGCTCGAGGACATCGGTGACGCCTTTGCGGCCGGAAATACGCCCAGGGCATACGAGCTTCTACAGTCGGCTGCCGATCTGCGGTTGTCGGTGCCGGCTCGAGACGCCGACGAAGCGCTTACGAGCGTGCCACGCGCCGATCGAAAAGACCGCGGCAATCCGGAGGGCGTACACGTCCTCGCGTTCGACGTTGCTCGAGACGGTGGTGGCTCGTACGATCTCGATGGTGGCGGATTCGTTGCCGACGATGACAGCACAGTCGGAGGGAGATTCACGATATGA
- the cas7b gene encoding type I-B CRISPR-associated protein Cas7/Csh2, producing the protein MSETDAESVTNRSEIVFVTDAQDCNPNGNPMGENRPRIDQVTQQAAITDVRLKRYLRDQLESDEHPIFVKKTGDGADVRAALAIDLFENVESVDDLNGLNDIESEFLERATDVRYFGATLSFNKDPEDDLYQAVKEQFPSQFTGPVQFSPARSLNAVETNEETSMLTSVIATQDDKEQGGFGLDDHRIKYGIFPFHGLVDEHGATDTALSSADVERLDTLCWRALKNQTISRSKVGQEPRLYVRAEYATDGYHVGDLHNDLKIDDEKSKPDGELRSVRDVCLDVTNLVETLARVAAAGHLETVHVAGSSRLSVTCDGTEIETADEIALALNEHGVPVHEIDVYDEFDRTLPAE; encoded by the coding sequence ATGTCTGAAACCGACGCCGAATCCGTCACGAACCGCTCCGAAATCGTCTTCGTCACCGACGCACAGGACTGCAACCCCAACGGCAATCCGATGGGAGAGAACCGGCCGCGAATCGATCAGGTTACTCAACAGGCCGCTATCACCGACGTTCGGCTCAAACGCTACCTGCGCGACCAACTAGAGTCTGACGAACATCCGATCTTCGTCAAAAAGACGGGAGACGGAGCCGACGTCCGTGCCGCACTGGCGATCGACCTGTTCGAGAACGTTGAGTCAGTCGACGACCTCAATGGACTCAACGACATCGAATCGGAGTTTCTCGAGCGAGCGACCGACGTTCGCTACTTCGGTGCGACGCTGTCGTTCAACAAAGACCCCGAGGATGATCTCTATCAAGCAGTCAAAGAGCAGTTTCCGAGTCAGTTCACCGGTCCCGTCCAGTTCTCGCCGGCTCGCTCGCTCAACGCCGTCGAAACCAACGAGGAGACCAGCATGCTGACCAGCGTCATCGCGACGCAGGACGACAAGGAACAGGGCGGGTTCGGGCTCGACGACCATCGGATCAAGTATGGAATCTTCCCCTTCCACGGTCTGGTCGACGAACACGGAGCGACGGACACCGCGCTGAGTAGTGCCGACGTCGAACGGCTCGATACGCTCTGCTGGCGCGCGCTGAAGAACCAGACGATCTCCCGAAGCAAGGTCGGACAGGAGCCGCGGTTGTACGTCCGCGCCGAGTACGCGACTGATGGCTACCACGTTGGCGACCTCCACAACGACCTCAAGATCGACGACGAGAAATCGAAGCCAGACGGGGAGTTGCGGTCGGTTCGAGACGTCTGTCTCGACGTGACGAACCTCGTCGAGACGCTCGCACGCGTCGCGGCCGCCGGACACCTCGAAACGGTTCACGTTGCCGGAAGCAGCCGACTGAGCGTAACTTGTGACGGGACCGAGATCGAAACTGCCGACGAGATTGCGCTGGCGCTCAACGAGCACGGCGTTCCCGTTCACGAAATCGACGTCTACGACGAGTTCGACCGGACGCTTCCAGCGGAGTGA